The following are encoded together in the Capsulimonas corticalis genome:
- a CDS encoding acyltransferase family protein has product MQTLSRGIEEQVNPEKREISRVSWSVLAIMRFYLAVMVVFYHVPFFCASTDIAVKISKFLPGYAAVLVFMLISGYSIAHSAATQPKGFYLRRIERVFPVYLASIVLACLGWAIYGPAPVSAVGLFEAPASVWTVVANFFMLQGTLTDHLQTNQVTWSLSIECLFYLFAPLFTRTSTRNLLILWAVSALLYLIPAAFHLPEPNSSKYGLGAIMLLWSWLIGFLIYRHQSESWVWILALVSGGFLISHYDLGVCVYSGYMYTLAVVVIMMVKTLPAWLNKISGYLGDLSYPLYLVHFPTMLLLACSGRTAPSWLLVLGAVIMTLLVYHVIDKPYRSKLKKARMVSELS; this is encoded by the coding sequence TTGCAAACATTGAGCAGAGGGATTGAGGAGCAGGTAAATCCTGAAAAGCGTGAGATATCTCGCGTCAGCTGGTCCGTCCTGGCCATCATGAGGTTTTATTTAGCGGTCATGGTCGTGTTCTACCATGTTCCGTTTTTTTGCGCATCAACGGATATCGCGGTAAAAATCAGCAAATTTTTACCAGGGTACGCTGCCGTTCTGGTATTCATGTTGATTTCAGGTTACTCGATCGCTCATTCAGCCGCTACGCAACCCAAAGGCTTTTACCTGAGGAGAATTGAGCGTGTTTTCCCTGTGTACCTTGCGTCGATTGTATTGGCCTGCCTTGGATGGGCGATTTATGGACCGGCGCCAGTTTCAGCGGTTGGCCTCTTTGAAGCGCCTGCTTCAGTATGGACCGTGGTCGCAAACTTTTTCATGCTTCAAGGCACTCTCACTGATCACCTGCAAACAAATCAGGTCACATGGAGTCTCAGTATAGAATGCCTATTTTACTTGTTTGCGCCGCTGTTCACTCGGACATCGACACGAAACCTGCTCATTCTCTGGGCAGTGTCGGCGTTGTTATATCTGATTCCCGCCGCGTTTCATTTGCCTGAACCAAACAGTTCGAAGTATGGGCTTGGAGCGATCATGCTTCTCTGGTCGTGGCTGATCGGGTTTTTGATCTATCGCCACCAATCCGAATCCTGGGTATGGATATTGGCGTTAGTATCCGGCGGCTTTCTAATCTCGCACTATGACCTTGGAGTATGTGTGTATTCAGGATATATGTATACGCTCGCAGTCGTAGTGATCATGATGGTGAAAACGTTGCCAGCTTGGTTAAATAAGATCTCGGGCTACCTGGGAGACCTCAGTTACCCGCTCTACTTGGTCCATTTCCCGACCATGCTTCTGCTTGCTTGCTCTGGCAGAACGGCACCGTCTTGGTTGCTCGTGCTGGGAGCCGTCATTATGACTTTATTGGTGTATCACGTGATCGACAAGCCATACCGCTCAAAGCTGAAGAAGGCGCGTATGGTGTCAGAGTTAAGCTGA
- a CDS encoding LamG-like jellyroll fold domain-containing protein encodes MALEIISRLGAQKPAYPNPELDPVKVKDYGIVGAWGFTEASGVPSDAVSGKVATMHNMLWKPSAKGSCPTNNGSAWVDTNLSNLPTAAGTILWSVYPNFVYNDGNTHTFWSWSTSNNELTAHKFGASSIIDVGWNSSAGGDDRVHIAASNALITPNLWQDYAFTWSPAGSFFYRNGVLIASTTTPPVAVAPASTFQIGGRYNFPASDLGTNSQTEYLYYANRPLSQGEISAIAAAPYSIFLPHPALRYITAIPTLMVSTINVSDSAVGDDQGRAGLLAGFSDAATASDSVAVLIGRVSIAAGTTGTVASAGSSSAAPLAGSWQIFLGSSSIADSFVASGWNVSYSAGTFTITVPPGTTPSIGLANYFTAYYQSVPGAAPLYCSFDTTPDTGVIKSMTDSAVGADSAAGTGRIVTVSDSAVSSDTQGMAATIGVTDAGVGSESPIGPSQGINVADSAVSTDTQVVGGFLAEAHEMGIGFETTEVNASGAVTDNAYGQSIGVAISISSASASIPVADAGVGTDTMDFAASPIIAVTDTATGTDTATVPAQSGGSFAEALLN; translated from the coding sequence ATGGCCCTTGAAATCATTAGTCGTTTAGGGGCACAGAAACCTGCCTACCCAAACCCCGAGCTTGATCCAGTCAAGGTCAAAGACTATGGGATTGTTGGGGCATGGGGGTTTACGGAGGCGAGCGGCGTTCCCTCTGACGCTGTGTCCGGCAAAGTGGCGACCATGCACAACATGCTATGGAAGCCCAGTGCGAAGGGGTCCTGTCCGACCAATAACGGATCGGCATGGGTTGACACGAACCTTTCGAACTTGCCCACGGCGGCGGGGACGATTCTCTGGAGTGTCTATCCGAACTTCGTTTATAACGACGGGAATACTCATACATTTTGGTCGTGGAGCACCTCCAATAACGAGTTAACCGCTCATAAATTCGGCGCATCCAGCATTATTGATGTCGGATGGAATAGCAGCGCTGGCGGTGACGACCGAGTACATATTGCCGCCAGCAACGCTCTGATCACACCCAATCTTTGGCAGGACTATGCATTCACATGGTCCCCGGCGGGAAGTTTTTTTTATCGCAACGGTGTATTGATCGCTTCAACGACAACGCCGCCTGTTGCGGTTGCTCCCGCCTCCACATTCCAAATCGGCGGACGCTATAATTTCCCTGCATCAGACCTTGGGACGAATAGTCAGACGGAATATCTGTACTACGCAAATCGCCCACTCTCCCAGGGCGAAATCTCGGCGATTGCTGCGGCGCCCTACTCGATATTCCTTCCTCATCCTGCCCTTCGCTATATCACCGCAATCCCGACACTCATGGTCTCGACGATCAATGTCTCGGACAGCGCGGTCGGCGACGATCAGGGGCGCGCCGGACTTCTCGCCGGCTTCTCCGACGCCGCCACCGCCTCCGATTCCGTAGCGGTCTTGATCGGCCGCGTCTCGATTGCCGCCGGCACAACGGGAACGGTCGCGAGCGCCGGCAGTTCATCCGCCGCGCCGCTCGCCGGATCCTGGCAGATCTTTCTTGGCTCCTCCAGCATCGCGGATTCGTTCGTCGCCAGTGGCTGGAACGTGTCGTATTCCGCAGGGACGTTCACAATCACGGTTCCGCCGGGCACGACGCCCTCAATTGGTCTGGCGAACTATTTCACCGCCTATTACCAGAGCGTTCCTGGCGCCGCGCCTCTCTACTGCTCCTTCGACACCACGCCCGATACTGGCGTCATCAAGTCGATGACCGACAGCGCCGTCGGCGCGGACAGCGCGGCCGGCACGGGGCGCATCGTCACGGTCTCGGACAGCGCGGTTAGTTCGGATACCCAGGGTATGGCGGCCACGATTGGAGTGACTGACGCCGGCGTTGGATCTGAGTCTCCGATAGGCCCGTCACAGGGGATCAACGTCGCGGATAGCGCCGTGAGCACAGATACTCAGGTTGTCGGTGGCTTCCTCGCTGAAGCGCATGAGATGGGGATCGGGTTTGAGACGACGGAGGTAAACGCCTCCGGCGCGGTGACCGACAACGCCTACGGGCAGTCGATCGGCGTCGCGATCTCGATCTCGTCCGCCAGCGCGAGTATCCCCGTCGCCGATGCGGGCGTCGGGACCGATACGATGGACTTCGCCGCAAGCCCCATCATCGCCGTTACGGACACGGCCACCGGAACCGATACCGCGACTGTTCCCGCGCAGAGCGGCGGTAGCTTCGCTGAGGCGTTGCTGAATTAA